From a single Rutidosis leptorrhynchoides isolate AG116_Rl617_1_P2 chromosome 5, CSIRO_AGI_Rlap_v1, whole genome shotgun sequence genomic region:
- the LOC139849154 gene encoding uncharacterized protein: MGCVDSATLPCEGLLFDLGLLGKIDSSRSHGYLRSCPSRSGAGRSIGLRSGNRLAKPVRIRAGSWNVGTFTGKRYELVETLRKRKVDIFCVQETRWKGRGAAKVKDYKLWFSGSRVARNGVGIIIGPPYNENVVDVGRRSDRIMSIMLIILDVTYTVISAYAPHAGLGAAEKRLFWESLDEVVRMCPPDHRLLIGGDLNGHIGTDVEGSPGAHGGFGYGVRNEEGFSILEFVVTHDMVVVNSFFKKTEAQLATFHSGGHSTQIDYLLLRKGDFRTCRDCKVLNELTCSSQHRLVVMDLVTKKRVTKSVRIIQPKIRWKKLSGEKAETFKTAVVERIGAEVEIGPPE, translated from the exons ATGGGGTGCGTTGACAGTGCCACGCTTCCTTGTGAAG GATTGTTGTTTGATTTGGGTTTATTG GGTAAGATAGACTCTAGTCGCTCTCATGGTTACTTGAGGTCATGTCCTTCTCGTTCAGGGGCGGGTAGGTCTATAGGGCTTAGAAGTGGAAATAGGTTAGCGAAACCGGTTAGGATTAGAGCAGGTAGTTGGAATGTGGGGACTTTTACCGGCAAACGGTATGAACTAGTGGAGACTTTACGCAAACGTAAAGTGGACATTTTTTGTGTccaagagactagatggaagggtcGAGGGGCGGCTAAGGTCAAGGACTACAAGTTGTGGTTCTCGGGATCGAGAGTAGCTAGAAACGGTGTTGGTATCATTATAGGCCCACCCTATAATGAGAATGTCGTGGATGTGGGTAGACGGAGCGATAGAATTATGTCGATTATGTTAATTATCTTGGACGTGACCTACACGGTCATAAGCGCTTATGCACCTCATGCGGGCCTTGGAGCAGCTGAAAAGAGACTCTTTTGGGAATCGTTAGATGAGGTTGTGAGGATGTGCCCCCCGGACCATCGATTACTTATTGGCGGAGATCTAAATGGTCATATAGGAACGGATGTCGAGGGTTCCCCGGGTGCCCACGGAGGCTTTGGGTACGGTGTAAGAAATGAAGAAGGGTTCTCTATTCTCGAATTTGTTGTTACTCACGATATGGTTGTTGTGAATTCATTTTTCAAGAAGACGGAAGCTCAGTTAGCGACTTTCCACAGCGGGGGTCATAGCACCCAGATTGACTATTTGTTACTTCGCAAAGGGGATTTTAGGACATGTAGGGACTGTAAGGTCCTGAATGAATTGACATGCTCCTCCCAGCACAGATTGGTGGTCATGGATCTGGTTACCAAGAAACGAGTCACCAAGAGTGTCAGGATCATCCAACCTAAAATTCGGTGGAAGAAGCTGAGCGGAGAGAAGGCAGAGACTTTTAAAACTGCAGTTGTAGAAAGAATTGGGGCAGAAGTGGAAATAGGACCCCCAGAATGA